From the genome of Solibacillus sp. FSL H8-0538:
TGTGAAAAATAAAAAGGTCACAAAAACAATCAAATTGGCTGGGATGGGTAAAGTTGTAACAATCAATGGTCAAAAATTTGATCCAGACCGAATTGATTTCATACAAAAACAAAATGAAACCGAAGTATGGGAAATTGAAAATGTAAATGACGCTATGGGCGGAATGAACCATCCATTCCATATACACGGAACACAATTTCAAGTTATATCGATTAATGGGGAAGCGCCACCGTCAAGTTTATCGGGTTTAAAAGATACAATTTCTCTGAAACCAGGACAAAAGGCAAAAATAGCTGTAAAATTCACTCAAAAAGGAATCTATATGTTTCACTGTCATATTCTTGAACATGAGGATAATGGGATGATGGGGCAAATTAAGGTGAATTGATGATTCGAGTTATAAATCGAATACAAAAGTTGAATAATACTAACACATAGGCGTTTATTAAGTACAAAAGTTACTTAATGAGCGTCTTTATTTATGAATTGCACGTGAATGGTCAAAAATTTCCGACTTTCAATATTTTTGTGTAAATGACTTGATAACCTTTTCAGATAGGTAGTCACTTTTTGATTATTAATTGTTCTTGTTCGAAGGATTGATTTTGGTTTTGAGAAAGGGGTACCCTTTCTCAAAATCCAAATTTGCGCTGCGCTTTCCTCCTGCTTATTCTGGAGATTCAAACATCGAGATTAGTTTTGCAAGCGCTTAGTTGAAACCAATTTGACAACGTGTAGGGAAACGTTAATTGTATTCTTCAAACTGTGACACTAAGAATCGTTCCAGAGCTTCTTCGTTCGGGAATTGTTCTTTGCGTCTCTTATATTTTTTTGCCTTGTTTTTTGTAGTTCACTTAAGTCGTTTCCTTGTTTATAATACGTGCTTTGAGGAATTTGTAGGACGTCGCACAGTGCTCATGCCGACTATTAAAGAGTGTTATTTGGAATTACATCTATTTACGTCCTATGATATGTGTTGCTTGCTATAAAATGTCATTCGTTACTCTATCTAGAATTATTATACCTGCATCTGATACACATACAATTACTAGTTAGTTGATGCTCTATGTGTTGCTACATACTCATTATTGAAATCTACTAATCTTAAACGCTGATAGGTCTAATGCAGATTTCCCAGTAGTAGCTAACTCGCTTAACGTTTCACCAACTGCGCTCGCAAATTTAAAACCATGACCCGAAAAACCAGCTGCAATCGCGATGTTTTTATAAGCGGGATGTGTATCGATAATAAAATAATCATTCATTTTAATGTTATAAATTCACAATAATTGTAATCTGTCGGAGGTTAATTTTACGTCACTGCATTTTTTTACACATGAATTGCACAATCGACCAAATCGCTATACGACTTATTCGTAAATAAGCGTCAGCAAGTGAGATCCTAGTCTTTTTGCACATATTTTTGGATATGTCGTATCGTCTTTTTCGTGATTTTACAAAGTCGCTTGGTTTATTTTAGAGATATTTTACTCATGTACATTTTATAGCGAAGAGCCAGAATTAATGAAGGAATTATTTGTACTAGACGTATGACTGAAGTAATGAATAATTAGCTATGAATTGTTTGAAAAAAATTTGTTCGCATGCTGAAGTCTGAAATTATGACAGCGCATGGGTAACTTAATGAAACCTGTCCAAGTGAATGATTACTAAAATCTGTTATTAAATTTATTGATTGCTGCCATCACCATCTCCTCTTTTATCTTCTTTAATGAATACATCATTTAGCTTGAACTATCATTTTGTTTATATTTACAAAATAAAAAAAGTGAAATAGTTGTCAATTTCCTTGTATATAAATGCATGAATGGAACCTAAAAAAGTATTTCGTTTTTGTATATTAATGGTTATTAGAAAATATTTTTTTATCATTTCCACTTTAGCCTTTTCATTCGGCTAAGCCTTGAATTTATTAATATATGCTACACAATTAAAGGAGGAAAGACAGTTGATATACGATGATGACTATTCGTTCAGGGAAGTAAAATGTTCAAGTTCCAGTAATAACGATGGCAGTAAGTTCGGTCGGCTTTTTCCAACTTTGCCGCCATTTGCCAAAGACACCGAAAAAGTAAGAGCCGCATTGCTGGAACTTGGGAAAAAGGGAGGAATAATGAACCAAGAGTCTAACAATCAAGACAATCCCAGTATGCTTTCAGGCTTTACATTTTTGGGCCAATTTATCGATCATGATATAACATTCGATCCAACATCTAGTTTTGAACAACAGAATGATCCAGAAGCAATAAAGAATTTTCGAACACCTGTGCTAGAACTGGACAGTATTTATGGAGGGGGGCCTTTCGTAGATCCCCATTTATATGACATTACAACCGGAGGCATTAAGTTTTTAATTGAGAAGGTATCTTCAGCTGAGAATGCACCAAATGATATACCAAGAAACAGTCAAAACACAGGACTAATCGTAGATCCGCGAAACGATGAACATATGATCATTGCTCAGCTTCATCTTGCATTCCTAAAGTTTCATAATGCGGTTGTGGATCATCTAGCTGATCGAATCAAGAATCCAATCGAACGTTTTTTTGAAGCACAGAGACTTGTTCGTTGGCATTACCAATGGATTGTTCTACATGAGTTCTTACCTCATATTGTTGGTAAATCAATGGTGCGCCAAATTCTTAAGGGAGGACGTAGATTCTACAAGTGGGAAAAAGAACCATTTATCCCTGTGGAGTTTGCAATCGCAGCATACCGATTTGGCCATAGCCAGGTTCGACCTTTTTATCGAGTTAATGAAAGATTTGGAGCCTTAGTATTTGATGCCAGAATAAATCCAACTGATCCAGATCCAAATGATTTGCGCGGCGGTAAACGTGCTCAAAGGCGCTTCGTGCAATGGGACAACTTTTTCGACACTGGCACAGGCACTCCTCAGAAAGGAAAAAAGATTGATACGACGCTGTCTAGCCCCATGTTTGAGTTACCATTCGTACCATTCCCTAATTCTCTTGCCCAACGGAACTTTTTACGCGAACTGGCATTTGGTTTGCCATCTGGGCAGGACGTAGCGAGAAAAATGTCTATTGAACCGCTCCTTCGTAGTGATTTGTCTGATGTCGCAGCGTTAGGTTTTGACCGAAAAACACCACTGTGGTTTTATATTCTTCGAGAAGCAGAAGTTAAAGCAGATGGAAGAAGATTAGGTCCAGTAGGTGGTCGGATAGTGGCAGAAGTACTGATTGGCTTGCTTGAAGAGGATAAGCAGTCTTTCTTAAGTCAAAACTCTAATTGGGTGCCAACACTGGGGACGAATGGAAAGTTTGGTATGGCAGATCTACTAAAATTTGCGGGTGTGGCTTAATATAGAGAAAAAAATTTTATGACTTGGATAGTCCACAGAAATATTAATATGCAGTAACGATATGGTAGTAGAAGGTGGAATAGAGTCAATTATGAGCTTCTAGGACTAAAAATGTTCTAGGGGCTTTTTACATGAGAAATGCAAGAAAACATCCAACTATTTATAAAGTGTTATATAATGGTTTTAATAGATTATTTTGGATAACTACCAAAAATCGGGGGTGACTACTAGAGTATGATGATTGTTGATTAGAGTGAGCATAGCGAGGAAAGCGGCATATCGAACGCCGCCTGGAAAGCGTCCAGCCAGTACATAAATCAACCCTAAGTTACGGTGTTGAGCCAATATTTTTGGGTTTATAAACTAACTAAAATGAGGAATATTCCCGTAGTTCAAAAATATGACGTTATTCTAAAACATCGACAAAAGAAAGTAGAACGATTTAGATGTCTAAAATGAATTAGAACAGCGCAACTTAGAAGAGTAACGGTTCGCTGGTAACGGCAAATTAAAATCGTAGACCGTGCAAGAAGTTGTGTTAAGACCTAGTTTTTTTGTGTGCTCCTAGGTCCTTGTTGTAGGACTTCGCACTTTTTACTAGCTTTAATTAGCTTTTAACTATCATATAGTAATTGATATTTTTATTTTCGAATAATTGTGATAGACTATTATAGATTTATAATTGATACAGAAAAGGTGTATTCCTAGTCGCGCCTTGGCTTGGTGTGATAGCGCCTACATCCATTCTGCAAATATAGGGGAGTAAGGAAGGTTAAAATGAGCAACAGCGAAACTAAAACAGACGTCATCTTAATAGGTGCCGGAATTATGAGCGCAACTTTAGGAACAATGCTAAAAGAGTTAGTACCGGACTGGAACATTCAAGTGTTCGAGAAGCTGGAAAAAGCAGGCGAGGAAAGTTCTAACGAATGGAATAACGCAGGTACAGGGCATGCTGCACTGTGCGAGCTTAACTACACTTCAGAAAAATCAGACGGATCTATCGATATTAGCAAAGCGATCAATGTTAATGAACAGTTCCAGCTATCAATGCAGTTTTGGTCTTATCTTGTAAACAACAAACTAATCAATAATCCACAGGACTTTATCAAGCCATTACCTCATATGAGCATGGTACAAGGGGAAGACAATGTTGCGTTTTTAAAGAAACGTTTTGAAACGATGACAAACAATCCTCTGTTCCAAGGTATGGAATTCTCTGATAATCCGGAGACATTGAAACAATGGATTCCACTGATTATGCAGGACCGTCCAGAGAGCGATCGTATCGCGGCAACAAAAATCGACTCTGGTACGGATGTTAACTTTGGTGCTCTAACGCGTATGTTAATGGACCACTTAAGTAACCAAAACGTTGAAGTCAATTACAACCATAACGTCTACAGTATTAAACGTACGAAAGACGGTTTATGGGAAGTTGGCATTCACGATTTAGAAACGCTAAAAGTAAAATACATTAAAACAAAATTCATCTTCTTAGGTGCTGGTGGGGGAAGCCTGGAGTTACTACAAAAAACAGGTATTCCTGAAGGGAAACACATCGGTGGATTCCCAATTAGCGGATTATTCTTATCGTGTACAAATCAAGAAATCATTGAGCAACATCATGCAAAAGTATACGGAAAAGCTGCGGTTGGTGCGCCTCCAATGTCTGTTCCTCATCTTGACACACGCTATATTGATAATAAAAAATCATTGCTATTTGGACCGTTTGCCGGCTTCTCACCGAAGTTCTTAAAAACAGGTTCAAATATGGATTTAGTCGCTTCTGTAAAACCACATAATATTACAACGTTATTGGCTGCAGGAGTTAAAGAGATGGGATTAACAAAATATCTGATCCAACAACTTATGTTATCTAAAGAACAACGTATTGAAGAGTTACGTGACTTTATCCCGAATGCGAAAAGCGAAGATTGGGAAATAGTTGTAGCAGGTCAACGTGTTCAAGTTATTAAAGATACTGAGGCTGGAGGTAAAGGGACACTCCAATTTGGTACAGAGGTTGTTAGTGCCGCTGATGGTTCAGTTGCAGCATTACTAGGTGCATCTCCAGGTGCTTCTACTGCGGTTCACGTTATGATTCAAGTAATCAATAAATGCTTCCCTGAACATGTAAAAGAGTGGGAACCGAAACTAAAAGTAATGATTCCTTCTTTTGGCATGAAACTAATGGACAACCCAGAGCTTCTGAAAGAAATTCATACGTCAACAGCGCAGTCGCTTGGTCTAAGCGAAAACGAGCCAGAACATAGTTAATTCTTTGGATTTAGAAACAAATGTATTTAATGAAAACTTTAAGCAATTTTTTATTAATTGACATCTGTTTTTATGATGAGGAGATTTGAATCGAGCCCCGAATAGTGGACACTTAAAAAAAGTGGCCCTATTCGGTTTTTTTTTTGTTAAACGATATATCCCGTTAGACGACCAATAATGAATTATGCGCGGGGAAATCATCTTGAGTATAACTATTTTTACGCACAACAAAGGTTGCAATTAGCGAATCCAAATGAGCAATCAGTTTCAGATTTTTCCATTCAGTATTAGAGCCAAAAAAGAAAATTGAGCTGGTAAACAACCTTCCTAAATTTTATGGGAAGTGGATTTAAGTGAGAGCTGATTGGGAGAGGAAAAGAGAGATCTCTTTTAATGCGTTGAAAAACCACGTATAAAACTATAGGAGACCCAGGCTTATTCGAAAATCGTGTAGATGCAATGTTCATCCAAAAGCGATGATTCATTCGCATCACGGGGTTCATGACACCCACCTTGAATGCCAACATCGTGTGAAGGAAATGGGCGTGCTTCAGTCGAATTCAAGAAGATGAAACAGTATCGTTACGCCCCAATGGAATCATTTTCAGGGTACCATTACCATAAAGAGAAGTTAGATGTTTAAATCCGCTAAAAACCTATTTGAATTGAGGGCAATGGTTGATACGTATATGGTGTATTCCATTGCCACACGCAAGCAATGGAATCTAAAAAAGATGGCTTCGGTAATATACCGAAACCATCTCATCGTAGCTTAAATTGCACAGGTACTTTTTATGAGACTGTGGGTTAAATAGGGCTCAGTTCAAAGAGCAGTGGGTTTATGTCTTTCTAATTGGATGTAAGACCCCTGATCAACCTCTAACCTGCCCATCCCCATAAACAAAGTACTTAGTGGATGTCAGCGCAGGTAAACCCATCGGACCGCGGGCGTGGAGCTTTTGTGTCGAAATGCCAATCTCCGCACCGTATCCGAATTCAAAGCCGTCTGTGAAGCGGGTAGAGGCATTGAGGTAAACAGCCGCCGCATCTACTGAATTTAAAAAGATAGCTGTGTTTTCTGCATCTTCCGTAATAATAGCTTCCGAGTGATTTGTACCGAATTTATTAATGTGATGTATTGCTTCGTACACATTATCTACTACTTTTACGCTCAGTGTTAGCGATAAAAATTCCTCAGCATAATGATCTTCTGTTGCTTGTAGAGCTTGTTTTAGCACACCGCAAACGTGTTCATCGCCGTAAATTTTAATGCCAACCTCTGATAAAGCTTCAAGTAACTCTTTGCCGTATTCCACAAAGAAATCTTCCTGGATTAAAATGCTTTCTGCAGCGTTGCAAACAGAAGGGCGCTGTGTTTTTGCATTAATAATGAT
Proteins encoded in this window:
- a CDS encoding malate:quinone oxidoreductase encodes the protein MSNSETKTDVILIGAGIMSATLGTMLKELVPDWNIQVFEKLEKAGEESSNEWNNAGTGHAALCELNYTSEKSDGSIDISKAINVNEQFQLSMQFWSYLVNNKLINNPQDFIKPLPHMSMVQGEDNVAFLKKRFETMTNNPLFQGMEFSDNPETLKQWIPLIMQDRPESDRIAATKIDSGTDVNFGALTRMLMDHLSNQNVEVNYNHNVYSIKRTKDGLWEVGIHDLETLKVKYIKTKFIFLGAGGGSLELLQKTGIPEGKHIGGFPISGLFLSCTNQEIIEQHHAKVYGKAAVGAPPMSVPHLDTRYIDNKKSLLFGPFAGFSPKFLKTGSNMDLVASVKPHNITTLLAAGVKEMGLTKYLIQQLMLSKEQRIEELRDFIPNAKSEDWEIVVAGQRVQVIKDTEAGGKGTLQFGTEVVSAADGSVAALLGASPGASTAVHVMIQVINKCFPEHVKEWEPKLKVMIPSFGMKLMDNPELLKEIHTSTAQSLGLSENEPEHS
- a CDS encoding peroxidase family protein; translated protein: MIYDDDYSFREVKCSSSSNNDGSKFGRLFPTLPPFAKDTEKVRAALLELGKKGGIMNQESNNQDNPSMLSGFTFLGQFIDHDITFDPTSSFEQQNDPEAIKNFRTPVLELDSIYGGGPFVDPHLYDITTGGIKFLIEKVSSAENAPNDIPRNSQNTGLIVDPRNDEHMIIAQLHLAFLKFHNAVVDHLADRIKNPIERFFEAQRLVRWHYQWIVLHEFLPHIVGKSMVRQILKGGRRFYKWEKEPFIPVEFAIAAYRFGHSQVRPFYRVNERFGALVFDARINPTDPDPNDLRGGKRAQRRFVQWDNFFDTGTGTPQKGKKIDTTLSSPMFELPFVPFPNSLAQRNFLRELAFGLPSGQDVARKMSIEPLLRSDLSDVAALGFDRKTPLWFYILREAEVKADGRRLGPVGGRIVAEVLIGLLEEDKQSFLSQNSNWVPTLGTNGKFGMADLLKFAGVA